A portion of the Anser cygnoides isolate HZ-2024a breed goose chromosome 25, Taihu_goose_T2T_genome, whole genome shotgun sequence genome contains these proteins:
- the LOC106046188 gene encoding green-sensitive opsin produces the protein MNGTEGINFYVPMSNKTGVVRSPFEYPQYYLAEPWKYRLVCCYIFFLISTGLPINLLTLLVTFKHKKLRQPLNYILVNLAVADLFMACFGFTVTFYTAWNGYFVFGPVGCAVEGFFATLGGQVALWSLVVLAIERYIVVCKPMGNFRFSATHAMMGIAFTWIMAFSCAAPPLFGWSRYMPEGMQCSCGPDYYTHNPDYHNESYVLYMFIIHFIIPVVVIFFSYGRLICKVREVTAGVGAHGGVKGHRVGSTGRRGEVMPRKGKTGGCPSPPPHPQAAAQQQESATTQKAEKEVTRMVILMVLGFMLAWTPYAVVAFWIFTNKGADFTATLMSVPAFFSKSSSLYNPIIYVLMNKQFRNCMITTICCGKNPFGDEDVSSAVSQSKTEVSSVSSSQVSPA, from the exons ATGAACGGGACGGAAGGTATCAATTTTTACGTGCCTATGTCCAACAAGACAGGGGTGGTGCGAAGCCCCTTCGAGTACCCCCAGTATTACCTAGCCGAGCCCTGGAAATACCGCCTTGTGTGCTGCTACATCTTCTTCCTCATCTCCACCGGTTTGCCCATCAACCTCCTCACCCTCCTGGTCACCTTCAAACACAAGAAGCTCCGGCAGCCGCTCAACTACATCCTGGTCAACCTGGCGGTGGCTGACCTCTTCATGGCCTGTTTCGGCTTCACGGTCACCTTCTACACGGCCTGGAATGGATACTTCGTCTTCGGCCCCGTTGGCTGTGCCGTGGAGGGCTTCTTCGCCACGCTGGGAG GCCAGGTTGCCCTGTGGTCCCTGGTGGTCCTGGCCATCGAACGCTACATCGTCGTCTGCAAGCCCATGGGAAACTTCCGCTTCTCCGCGACCCACGCCATGATGGGCATCGCTTTCACCTGGATAATGGCCTTCTCCTGCGCCGCACCGCCTCTCTTCGGCTGGTCCAG ATACATGCCcgaggggatgcagtgctcctGCGGCCCCGACTACTACACCCACAACCCCGACTACCACAACGAGTCCTACGTCCTCTACATGTTCATCATCCACTTCATCATCCCAGTCGTGgtcattttcttctcctacGGGCGCCTCATCTGCAAAGTCCGAGAGGTAACAGCCGGGGTGGGGGCACACGGAGGGGTGAAGGGGCACCGGGTGGGCAGCACGGGCAGGAGAGGGGAGGTGATGCCGAGGAAGGGGAAAACTGGGGGCTGCCCCTCACCGCCCCCCCACCCGCAGGCAGCCGCGCAGCAGCAGGAGTCGGCCACCACgcagaaggcagagaaggagGTGACGCGGATGGTGATCCTGATGGTGCTGGGCTTCATGCTGGCCTGGACGCCCTACGCCGTGGTGGCGTTCTGGATCTTCACCAACAAGGGAGCGGACTTCACCGCCACGCTCATGTCAGTGCCTGCCTTCTTCTCCAAGAGCTCCTCCCTCTACAACCCCATCATCTACGTCCTCATGAACAAGCAG TTCCGTAATTGCATGATCACCACAATCTGCTGCGGCAAGAACCCCTTTGGGGACGAAGATGTCTCCTCCGCCGTATCCCAGAGCAAGACCGAGGTCTCCTCCGTCTCCTCCAGCCAAGTTTCACCTGCATAG
- the MLN gene encoding promotilin isoform X2, translating to MMEEIWRPEESEGAGRISRCPRFLGYLLQVTLSLVSRKTLELQGVALTHQVLTSARSALEGVLSAQRSSVRSWDVNRGCPDGGGSAAKALLRLEVLVLRSYRAVCLQVVLSNAESFTTDGWESCQPATFFEAFTMVSKKAVASLVLVYVVSMLAEQTEGFVPFFTQSDFRKMQEKERNREQKKSLTPLQQPGEEGLSEQAGADVKTIQLAVPVKAGMWLISRQLEKYQDVLEKLLAEVLQDTPDAD from the exons ATGATGGAGGAAATCTGGAG ACCTGAAGAAAGTGAGGGAGCAGGCAGAATTTCCAGGTGTCCTCGCTTTCTGGGGTATCTGCTCCAGGTGACCTTAAGCTTGGTTTCCAGAAAGACTTTGGAGTTACAAGGTGTAGCACTGACGCATCAGGTCTTAACGTCAGCACGCTCAGCTCTCGAAGGCGTGCTGAGTGCCCAGAGGAGCTCAGTGAGGAGCTGGGATGTAAATCGGGGCTGTCCCGATGGAGGTGGCTCTGCTGCGAAGGCACTGCTCCGTCTGGAGGTGTTGGTGCTGAGGAGCTACAGAGCTGTGTGCTTGCAG gttgTGCTCTCCAATGCAGAAAGCTTCACCACAGATGGATGGGAAAGCTGCCAGCCAGCCACATTTTTTGAG GCTTTCACGATGGTTTCGAAGAAGGCGGTGGCCAGTTTGGTGCTGGTGTACGTGGTGTCTATGCTGGCTGAACAGACCGAAGGCTTCGTGCCGTTTTTCACCCAGAGCGACTTCCGAAAGATGCAG gaaaaggagaggaacagAGAGCAGAAGAAATCCCTGACCCCTCTGCAGCAGCCGGGTGAGGAAGGCCTCTCTGAGCAGGCTGGCGCAGATGTCAAGACGATCCAG CTAGCTGTTCCTGTTAAAGCCGGGATGTGGCTCATCTCGAGGCAGCTGGAAAAATACCAAGATGTCCTGGAGAAACTGCTCGCGGAGGTGCTACAGGACACCCCAGACG CTGACTGA
- the MLN gene encoding promotilin isoform X3 → MVSKKAVASLVLVYVVSMLAEQTEGFVPFFTQSDFRKMQEKERNREQKKSLTPLQQPGEEGLSEQAGADVKTIQLAVPVKAGMWLISRQLEKYQDVLEKLLAEVLQDTPDGEELRRRK, encoded by the exons ATGGTTTCGAAGAAGGCGGTGGCCAGTTTGGTGCTGGTGTACGTGGTGTCTATGCTGGCTGAACAGACCGAAGGCTTCGTGCCGTTTTTCACCCAGAGCGACTTCCGAAAGATGCAG gaaaaggagaggaacagAGAGCAGAAGAAATCCCTGACCCCTCTGCAGCAGCCGGGTGAGGAAGGCCTCTCTGAGCAGGCTGGCGCAGATGTCAAGACGATCCAG CTAGCTGTTCCTGTTAAAGCCGGGATGTGGCTCATCTCGAGGCAGCTGGAAAAATACCAAGATGTCCTGGAGAAACTGCTCGCGGAGGTGCTACAGGACACCCCAGACG gtgaggagctgaggaggagaaaatga
- the MLN gene encoding promotilin isoform X1: MMEEIWRPEESEGAGRISRCPRFLGYLLQVTLSLVSRKTLELQGVALTHQVLTSARSALEGVLSAQRSSVRSWDVNRGCPDGGGSAAKALLRLEVLVLRSYRAVCLQVVLSNAESFTTDGWESCQPATFFEAFTMVSKKAVASLVLVYVVSMLAEQTEGFVPFFTQSDFRKMQEKERNREQKKSLTPLQQPGEEGLSEQAGADVKTIQLAVPVKAGMWLISRQLEKYQDVLEKLLAEVLQDTPDGEELRRRK; this comes from the exons ATGATGGAGGAAATCTGGAG ACCTGAAGAAAGTGAGGGAGCAGGCAGAATTTCCAGGTGTCCTCGCTTTCTGGGGTATCTGCTCCAGGTGACCTTAAGCTTGGTTTCCAGAAAGACTTTGGAGTTACAAGGTGTAGCACTGACGCATCAGGTCTTAACGTCAGCACGCTCAGCTCTCGAAGGCGTGCTGAGTGCCCAGAGGAGCTCAGTGAGGAGCTGGGATGTAAATCGGGGCTGTCCCGATGGAGGTGGCTCTGCTGCGAAGGCACTGCTCCGTCTGGAGGTGTTGGTGCTGAGGAGCTACAGAGCTGTGTGCTTGCAG gttgTGCTCTCCAATGCAGAAAGCTTCACCACAGATGGATGGGAAAGCTGCCAGCCAGCCACATTTTTTGAG GCTTTCACGATGGTTTCGAAGAAGGCGGTGGCCAGTTTGGTGCTGGTGTACGTGGTGTCTATGCTGGCTGAACAGACCGAAGGCTTCGTGCCGTTTTTCACCCAGAGCGACTTCCGAAAGATGCAG gaaaaggagaggaacagAGAGCAGAAGAAATCCCTGACCCCTCTGCAGCAGCCGGGTGAGGAAGGCCTCTCTGAGCAGGCTGGCGCAGATGTCAAGACGATCCAG CTAGCTGTTCCTGTTAAAGCCGGGATGTGGCTCATCTCGAGGCAGCTGGAAAAATACCAAGATGTCCTGGAGAAACTGCTCGCGGAGGTGCTACAGGACACCCCAGACG gtgaggagctgaggaggagaaaatga